The Bradyrhizobium ottawaense genome window below encodes:
- a CDS encoding TetR/AcrR family transcriptional regulator: MKDSDHKAGAILEAALPVFVRHGFRKTSMADIARAAGISRAALYLSFGSKEELFRAGSERAHAKTMRSVEAALAGDGDVFGRIELAIAAFQRDLIVPFAGSADAAELFDANMTLAKDITLAARARLVALLARALADAQARNAITLDALKASPTDLAGIIVAAMEGIKEAQAAGQNLLEDTQLFLRLLRLALTRSSPGA, translated from the coding sequence ATGAAGGACAGCGATCACAAGGCCGGAGCAATTCTCGAGGCGGCATTGCCGGTGTTCGTCCGCCACGGCTTCCGCAAGACGTCGATGGCCGACATCGCGCGGGCGGCGGGCATCTCGCGCGCGGCGCTCTATTTGAGCTTTGGCAGCAAGGAGGAATTGTTTCGGGCCGGGTCGGAGCGGGCGCATGCCAAGACGATGCGCAGCGTCGAAGCCGCGCTCGCCGGCGACGGCGACGTGTTCGGCCGGATCGAGCTGGCGATTGCAGCGTTCCAGCGCGATTTGATCGTGCCGTTCGCCGGCAGCGCGGACGCGGCAGAGCTGTTCGACGCCAATATGACGCTGGCCAAGGACATCACGCTGGCCGCACGCGCCCGGTTGGTGGCTTTGCTTGCTCGCGCACTGGCCGATGCGCAAGCGCGGAATGCGATCACCCTGGACGCTTTGAAGGCCTCGCCGACAGACCTCGCCGGCATCATCGTGGCGGCGATGGAAGGGATCAAGGAGGCGCAGGCCGCGGGCCAGAATCTTCTCGAAGATACGCAGCTATTCTTGCGCCTGCTGCGCCTCGCTTTGACGCGAAGTTCGCCGGGCGCCTGA